The Chloroflexota bacterium genome segment CAACAGGCATGCTTTTCTCGTTTTAGTTCTTGAAGCAAGGTTAGAAAAGCTCTACCCCATGCTTGCTCTTGACAAGATGGACTGTGCGGAGATTGGGCGCTATCTCGCTGCGCAGGGCGCGCTAGACTCTGAGGCTGTGGTTCGCGTGAAAGCCTTGGGTGGCGGAGTATCGAACATTGTCCTCATGGTCACTACTCCCGCACAGTGCATGGTGCTCAAGCAGGCATTGCCTGAATTGCGGGTGGAGGCCTACTGGCCGTCGCGCATCGATCGCGCCTTGCGGGAGGCGGAGGCACTGCGTGTCGTGGCGGGTTATCTGCCAAGCGGCGCGGTACCGGAGGTGCATTTCATCGACGAAGAGAACTTCATCTACGGCATGTCCTGCGCGCCGGAGTCGGCAACGCTTTGGAAAGAGGACTTGCTTTCCGGTAGGGTAGACGTGCCCGTGGCGGTGGGGGCAGGCCGCATGCTCGCTCAAATGCATGCTATCCAGGACCCGGCGGTGAAGCAGCAGTTTATCGATGACGAGGTTTTTTGGCAATTGCGGGTGGACCCGTATTACAACTCTACGGCGGATAAGCATCCGTCCTTGCGGCCGGTGTTCGACCATGCGATTGCGCAGATGAAGGCGCGGAAGTTGGCGTTGGTGCACGGCGACTATAGTCCGAAGAATATGTTTGTCTTGCGCGAGGGGGAGCCTTCCCGCTTCGGTTCTTCAACCGTAGCACGGGGGCTTGTCCCCCGCTCTGGGTTAAGTATCAGCGGCGCAAAGAAGATGGATTCCCGCTTGCGCGGGAATGACGGAGAGAGCGGGCCACCCGACGGCCCTGTGGGCGGGAAAGACGGGGGCCACGTCGAGCCACGGACGGGTGCGCAGGTGCCGGCGAACGCAGGTTGCGAACCTGCGCTAC includes the following:
- a CDS encoding aminoglycoside phosphotransferase family protein, which produces MLALDKMDCAEIGRYLAAQGALDSEAVVRVKALGGGVSNIVLMVTTPAQCMVLKQALPELRVEAYWPSRIDRALREAEALRVVAGYLPSGAVPEVHFIDEENFIYGMSCAPESATLWKEDLLSGRVDVPVAVGAGRMLAQMHAIQDPAVKQQFIDDEVFWQLRVDPYYNSTADKHPSLRPVFDHAIAQMKARKLALVHGDYSPKNMFVLREGEPSRFGSSTVARGLVPRSGLSISGAKKMDSRLRGNDGESGPPDGPVGGKDGGHVEPRTGAQVPANAGCEPALPEAIEPALPEEAACVPHEDGGRDQSLLLLDFEVVHWGDPAFDLAFCVNHLLIKSIVNAHVQQDYFQAVSALLAGYRDELTGVDWTEMQAETLRQLGCLMLARIDGKSPVEYITDEATKEIVRRVSRCILHERPGVVDDVYTCIAGEMAN